One window from the genome of Carnobacteriaceae bacterium zg-84 encodes:
- a CDS encoding cob(I)yrinic acid a,c-diamide adenosyltransferase, which yields MRIYTKYGDKGFTRLYGGDRVSKTHIRVEAYGTMDELCSFLGYLTAEMKQYEVLNDLTEECEEIQQHLFDCGSDLATPRELRPYKQKIEDVTFLEEKIDAYMGIPPKLEHFIIPGGHSLAGLFHMARTMTRRLERCIVAVIEADEAVNEIGLQYINRLSDYFFVIARLVNYRLGVADKNYIRSAKIFRSKKQEEDKDVSSHDEH from the coding sequence ATGAGAATTTATACAAAATACGGAGATAAAGGTTTTACAAGATTATATGGAGGCGACCGTGTGTCTAAAACACATATTCGTGTTGAAGCATATGGAACTATGGATGAATTATGTTCCTTTTTAGGTTATTTAACAGCAGAAATGAAACAATACGAAGTGTTGAATGACTTAACAGAAGAATGTGAAGAAATTCAACAACATTTATTCGACTGTGGAAGTGATTTAGCCACTCCTCGTGAATTACGACCATATAAACAAAAAATAGAAGATGTTACCTTTTTAGAAGAAAAAATTGATGCTTATATGGGTATCCCTCCTAAATTGGAACATTTCATTATTCCAGGAGGACATTCTTTAGCAGGTTTATTCCATATGGCAAGAACGATGACAAGACGTTTAGAAAGATGTATTGTTGCTGTTATTGAAGCCGATGAAGCGGTAAACGAGATTGGATTACAATATATCAATCGTTTATCAGATTATTTCTTTGTAATTGCACGTTTAGTAAATTACAGATTAGGAGTAGCTGATAAAAATTATATACGTAGTGCTAAAATTTTCCGTAGTAAAAAACAGGAGGAAGACAAAGATGTATCCAGTCATGATGAACATTAA
- a CDS encoding cobyric acid synthase — MAKSIMVQGTASDAGKSIIVAGLCRIFKQDGLSVVPFKSQNMALNSFITKKGAEMGRAQVFQSEAAGVDPDVRMNPVLLKPTSDRKSQIVFMGEVLTDMDAVEYHEFKQQLLPKIKEVYEQLSDENDVIVLEGAGSPAEINLNDRDIVNMGMAKLVDAPVILVADIDKGGVFASIYGTIQLMPEEDRKRVKGVIINKFRGDVALLQSGIDMIESLTNVKVLGVVPYAHLDIDSEDSVALVQKSRRFDTKKDLDVAIVGLKRMSNFTDFHSLEIQPDVSVRYVMPGDAIGLPDLLILPGSKNTIEDMHYLRESGLEKEILHCLEKDVHIFGICGGYQLLGKKMTDPLHVESSIEEIEGLGLLDACTTFKSVKRTTQVKADHDGHVLEGYEIHMGETTIADGVTPFSTITVQNGEETSRLDGAIGHNGQVQGTYLHGVFDNLDWTRDYLNGIRVKKGLEPITEKPVTIKEFKDREYDKLATILRNSLDMEQIYKILNKED; from the coding sequence ATGGCAAAATCAATTATGGTTCAAGGGACAGCATCTGATGCAGGAAAAAGTATTATTGTTGCTGGATTATGTCGTATTTTTAAACAAGATGGTTTATCTGTTGTTCCGTTTAAATCTCAAAATATGGCATTGAATTCATTTATTACAAAAAAAGGTGCTGAAATGGGAAGAGCACAAGTGTTTCAATCTGAAGCGGCAGGTGTTGACCCAGATGTACGTATGAATCCTGTTTTATTGAAACCAACATCTGATAGAAAATCCCAAATTGTCTTTATGGGTGAAGTATTAACAGATATGGACGCTGTGGAATATCATGAATTTAAGCAACAACTATTACCAAAAATCAAAGAAGTTTATGAACAATTAAGTGATGAAAATGATGTCATTGTTTTAGAAGGTGCAGGTAGTCCGGCTGAAATCAATTTGAATGACAGAGATATTGTGAATATGGGTATGGCAAAATTAGTAGATGCTCCTGTTATCTTAGTTGCGGATATTGATAAAGGTGGTGTGTTTGCCTCTATTTATGGTACCATTCAACTTATGCCAGAAGAAGATAGAAAACGTGTCAAAGGTGTCATTATCAATAAATTTAGAGGAGATGTTGCCTTACTTCAATCAGGTATTGATATGATTGAATCTTTAACAAATGTAAAAGTATTAGGTGTTGTACCATATGCACATCTAGATATTGATAGTGAAGATAGTGTTGCATTGGTACAAAAAAGTAGACGTTTTGATACGAAAAAAGATTTAGATGTTGCGATTGTTGGATTAAAACGTATGTCTAATTTTACAGATTTCCATAGCTTAGAAATTCAACCAGACGTATCTGTACGTTATGTGATGCCAGGAGATGCCATTGGTTTGCCTGATTTATTGATTTTACCGGGTAGTAAAAATACGATTGAAGATATGCATTATTTAAGAGAATCCGGTTTAGAAAAAGAAATTTTACATTGTTTAGAAAAAGATGTACATATTTTTGGCATTTGTGGTGGTTATCAATTACTAGGTAAAAAAATGACAGATCCTCTACATGTTGAATCCTCTATTGAAGAAATTGAAGGATTAGGATTATTAGACGCATGTACCACTTTTAAATCTGTGAAACGTACAACACAAGTTAAAGCAGACCACGATGGACATGTATTAGAAGGATACGAAATACACATGGGTGAAACGACGATTGCAGACGGTGTCACACCATTTTCAACAATAACTGTCCAAAATGGTGAAGAAACAAGTCGACTAGATGGCGCGATTGGGCATAATGGGCAAGTGCAAGGAACATATTTACATGGTGTATTTGATAATTTAGATTGGACAAGAGATTATTTGAATGGTATCCGTGTAAAAAAAGGTTTAGAGCCAATTACAGAAAAACCAGTGACGATAAAAGAATTTAAAGATAGAGAATATGATAAACTTGCCACTATTTTGCGTAATAGTTTAGATATGGAACAAATTTATAAGATTTTAAATAAGGAAGATTAG
- a CDS encoding ATP-binding cassette domain-containing protein, producing MLQLNDVTFAYDKVPTIHHVSMAFQEGKITGILGMNGSGKSTIMKLIMGLLKAESGEIIFDNQPITINKKALYDYRQKVNMVFQNPEQQIFYTIVKEDIAMALKNLGYDKHVIDERVSKVLDIMDITHLQDKPVQYLSYGQKKRVAIAGMLALQPRFLLLDEPTAGLDPKGRDKMNETMQRLVQAGTSIILSSHDMDLMYDCCDYAYVIKKGSVLTQGEKYQVFQEATLLKEAGLSVPWIVKLHQTIGTPLAKNEALFFEHFAQK from the coding sequence ATGTTGCAACTAAATGATGTTACATTTGCTTATGATAAAGTTCCAACCATTCACCATGTGTCTATGGCATTCCAAGAAGGTAAAATAACAGGTATTTTAGGCATGAATGGAAGTGGTAAATCAACGATTATGAAATTGATTATGGGACTACTCAAGGCCGAATCAGGAGAAATCATTTTTGATAATCAACCCATTACAATAAATAAAAAGGCATTGTACGATTATCGTCAAAAAGTGAATATGGTTTTCCAAAACCCTGAACAACAAATTTTTTATACGATTGTTAAAGAAGATATAGCAATGGCATTAAAAAATTTAGGATATGACAAACATGTCATTGATGAACGTGTTTCTAAAGTGCTTGATATAATGGATATTACGCATTTACAAGATAAACCAGTTCAATATTTAAGTTATGGACAAAAAAAACGGGTTGCGATTGCAGGGATGCTTGCTTTACAACCAAGATTTTTACTATTGGATGAACCAACAGCTGGATTAGATCCAAAAGGACGTGACAAAATGAATGAAACAATGCAGCGATTAGTTCAAGCAGGAACAAGTATTATTTTATCCAGTCACGATATGGATTTAATGTATGATTGCTGTGATTATGCCTATGTGATTAAAAAAGGCTCGGTTCTTACTCAAGGAGAAAAATATCAAGTATTTCAAGAAGCAACGTTATTAAAAGAAGCAGGTTTGTCTGTTCCATGGATTGTGAAATTACATCAAACTATTGGAACGCCACTTGCAAAAAATGAAGCATTGTTCTTTGAACATTTTGCACAAAAATAG
- the cbiQ gene encoding cobalt ECF transporter T component CbiQ, translating to MLTLDKYAHENRLKHVSPEKKLCIYIGLLLLSFSGIAWVQLAVIGVIAPITVYIARVKWTVYAKWQLVIIPFIFISLLTFVLTYGKNMHTFVFSIPAFHGYIGMTEKSIRLALEILLRVYSSCVSTYFFVLTVPFSQLIQLMKKCKVPTFLLDIIVLMYRFIFLVLYEFITMRDTLDLKFSFKGFKNNYHAWGILCNTLFIKLLHDNDVLNDVLALKFEQE from the coding sequence ATGCTAACGCTTGATAAATACGCACATGAAAATCGTTTAAAACATGTGTCGCCAGAAAAGAAATTGTGCATCTATATTGGATTATTACTACTCAGTTTTTCTGGTATAGCGTGGGTTCAATTAGCTGTTATAGGAGTAATTGCTCCTATAACAGTCTATATTGCCCGTGTGAAGTGGACAGTTTATGCCAAATGGCAACTTGTTATTATTCCTTTTATTTTTATTAGTTTATTGACATTTGTTTTAACGTACGGAAAAAATATGCATACTTTTGTTTTCTCTATCCCTGCGTTTCATGGATACATTGGTATGACTGAAAAAAGTATTCGTTTAGCTTTGGAGATTTTATTACGTGTGTATAGTTCATGTGTGTCAACTTATTTTTTCGTGTTGACCGTTCCCTTTTCTCAACTCATTCAGTTGATGAAAAAATGTAAAGTGCCCACATTTTTATTGGACATTATTGTCTTAATGTATCGCTTTATTTTTTTAGTTTTATATGAATTTATCACAATGAGAGATACGCTAGATCTGAAATTTTCGTTTAAAGGCTTTAAAAATAATTATCATGCATGGGGGATACTATGTAATACTTTGTTTATAAAGTTATTACATGATAATGATGTATTAAATGATGTATTGGCGTTGAAATTTGAACAGGAGTAA
- a CDS encoding energy-coupling factor ABC transporter substrate-binding protein: MKKQNILLLLAAVCVMLGAFVFAPKDAEYGGTDDAAETAIKEVQPDYEPWFESLYEPAGEVESLLFTLQGSIGAGIIFYVIGYNRGKSKNANA, encoded by the coding sequence ATGAAAAAACAAAACATTCTTTTACTTTTAGCTGCCGTTTGCGTAATGTTAGGTGCTTTTGTGTTTGCACCTAAAGATGCTGAATATGGTGGTACCGATGATGCAGCAGAAACAGCCATTAAAGAAGTTCAACCAGACTATGAGCCATGGTTTGAATCTTTATATGAGCCAGCTGGTGAAGTTGAAAGCTTATTATTTACATTACAAGGAAGTATTGGTGCAGGGATTATCTTCTATGTGATTGGTTACAATAGAGGAAAATCTAAAAATGCTAACGCTTGA
- a CDS encoding energy-coupling factor ABC transporter permease — protein MKKSVKNIVMFSALIVLFMLISSQSAHAMHIMEGYLPPLWAGIWFIVFIPFFILGLVQMKKIVAENPKNKTMLALSGAFIFILSALKIPSVTGSTSHPTGVGLGTAMFGPSVISVLGTICLLFQALLLAHGGLTTLGANAFSMAIVGPFVGYAVYKLALKMNVSTRISLFLCAFVADIATYFVTSVQLGLVFPDAETGVVGAIVKFMAVFLTTQIPIAIVEGLLTVVLYNLITSADVEKAGVFK, from the coding sequence ATGAAAAAATCAGTAAAAAACATTGTGATGTTTTCCGCCTTGATTGTTTTATTTATGTTGATTTCATCACAATCAGCTCATGCAATGCATATTATGGAAGGCTATTTACCACCTTTATGGGCAGGTATTTGGTTTATTGTATTTATTCCATTTTTCATTTTAGGTTTAGTTCAAATGAAAAAAATTGTAGCAGAAAATCCGAAAAATAAAACAATGTTGGCATTATCTGGAGCATTTATTTTTATTTTATCAGCCTTAAAAATTCCCTCTGTTACAGGCTCAACGTCACATCCAACTGGTGTTGGATTAGGAACAGCGATGTTTGGACCTAGTGTTATTAGTGTTTTAGGAACGATTTGTTTATTATTCCAAGCGCTATTGCTTGCTCATGGTGGGTTAACGACATTAGGTGCAAATGCATTTTCAATGGCGATTGTAGGACCTTTTGTTGGTTATGCTGTCTATAAATTAGCGTTAAAAATGAATGTATCAACACGTATATCTTTATTTTTATGTGCGTTTGTTGCAGACATCGCAACATATTTTGTTACATCTGTTCAATTAGGATTAGTTTTCCCTGATGCAGAAACAGGTGTTGTTGGTGCTATTGTGAAATTTATGGCAGTCTTTTTGACAACACAAATTCCAATTGCGATTGTTGAAGGTTTATTAACAGTTGTCCTATACAACTTAATTACATCAGCCGATGTTGAAAAAGCGGGGGTATTCAAATGA
- a CDS encoding cobalt-factor II C(20)-methyltransferase, translated as MAKFYGIGVGPGDSELVTIKASRLIHDLDILYTPEAKKGAKSLALTIAEPYIKSDLEIKQRHFPMVRAKEEKQGQWEQIAQEIVEDVKAGKNVGFITLGDPMVYSTYSYLLDIVKDDIDTQTIPGITSFSSIASFLGQPLTMDEESFAVVPATAGHDKIEAALRHHETIVLMKVANHLSVVLPLLEKYELLDNTFLVSNATMDKQTELKGVRNLSVDEKLSYFTTMIVKKNPL; from the coding sequence ATGGCGAAATTTTACGGAATTGGTGTTGGACCAGGAGATAGTGAATTAGTGACAATAAAAGCAAGTCGCTTAATTCATGATTTAGATATTTTATACACACCTGAAGCAAAAAAAGGTGCAAAAAGTTTAGCATTAACAATAGCTGAACCATATATTAAAAGTGATTTAGAAATTAAACAAAGACATTTTCCAATGGTTCGAGCAAAAGAAGAAAAACAAGGGCAGTGGGAACAAATTGCCCAAGAAATTGTGGAAGATGTGAAAGCCGGTAAAAATGTAGGTTTCATTACATTGGGTGATCCAATGGTATACAGCACATACAGTTATTTATTGGATATTGTCAAAGATGATATTGATACACAAACGATACCTGGAATTACGTCTTTTTCAAGTATTGCGTCATTCTTAGGGCAACCATTAACAATGGATGAAGAATCTTTTGCCGTTGTTCCAGCAACAGCAGGACATGACAAAATAGAAGCCGCATTACGTCATCATGAAACGATTGTTTTGATGAAAGTGGCAAATCATTTATCCGTAGTTTTACCATTATTGGAAAAATATGAGTTATTGGATAATACATTTTTAGTAAGCAACGCAACAATGGATAAACAAACAGAGTTAAAAGGTGTTAGAAATCTTTCTGTGGATGAAAAACTAAGTTACTTTACAACAATGATTGTAAAGAAAAATCCACTTTAA
- a CDS encoding sirohydrochlorin cobaltochelatase, whose protein sequence is MTKAILVVSFGTTFPETRKKTIEACENAIQHQFSEYKVYRAFTSNIVIRRILKQEDLHIDTVAQALERMYQEGVTEVYVQPLHMILGDEYEKVLVQAIQFEDKFDVLKIAKPLLSSIEDYEAIKRILLDKYGQFGEETATVLMGHGSQHYAFTSYAAIDHMLMNEPVYVGAVESYPDVELIEERLRQTNVKHVHLAPFMLVAGDHATNDMASDEEDSWYTYFSKKGYTVTAHLIGLGEYKEIQQLYIQHLLDVIA, encoded by the coding sequence ATGACTAAAGCCATTTTAGTTGTGAGTTTTGGGACAACATTCCCAGAAACAAGAAAAAAAACAATTGAAGCTTGTGAAAATGCCATTCAACATCAATTTTCTGAATATAAAGTATATCGTGCATTCACATCAAATATTGTTATTAGACGTATTTTAAAACAAGAAGATTTGCACATTGATACAGTGGCACAAGCATTGGAAAGAATGTATCAAGAAGGTGTTACGGAAGTTTATGTACAACCATTGCATATGATTTTAGGTGATGAATATGAAAAAGTATTGGTACAAGCGATTCAATTTGAAGATAAATTTGATGTATTAAAAATTGCCAAACCTTTATTAAGCAGTATTGAAGATTATGAAGCTATCAAACGTATTTTATTAGATAAATATGGTCAATTTGGAGAAGAAACGGCAACGGTGTTAATGGGACACGGAAGTCAACACTATGCTTTCACATCTTATGCTGCCATCGATCACATGTTAATGAATGAACCTGTTTATGTAGGAGCTGTCGAAAGTTATCCTGATGTTGAATTGATTGAAGAACGATTAAGACAAACAAATGTAAAACACGTTCATTTAGCACCATTTATGTTAGTTGCTGGGGATCATGCAACAAATGATATGGCTTCTGATGAAGAAGATTCATGGTATACATATTTTAGTAAAAAAGGATATACAGTCACAGCCCACTTGATTGGTTTAGGTGAATATAAAGAAATACAACAATTATATATTCAACATTTATTAGATGTGATTGCATAA
- the cobA gene encoding uroporphyrinogen-III C-methyltransferase, whose amino-acid sequence MSGLVTLLGAGPGDEELVTVKGLRRLKEADVVVYDRLVNQALLQHVKPTSEKIDVGKAPNMPCVKQRDIEAILIEKAKEGKHVVRLKSGDPYVFGRGGEEGIALKEAGIPFEVVPGVTSAIAGLTYAGIPITYRDIATSFHIITGHLQDENEALNWDAISQLKGTLVFLMGMKNLNNIVTELVTRGFDKETPVGIVEWGTHPQQRSIKGTLETIVSLVSEHQFKAPSVIVIGQVVAFKDDLNFHEALALFGKRVLIQQSETGKLPKLLKDAGASVYTFPARNTFLKQHFTLPDLDKVNGLFVTDAHSWKYFLTELVSQGKDIRSLQDKHIYTLGHHTLKAVKETGVLVDLSVNQFDDAMLVDALNNKQEQFIALVDKEKHEAMTEVFKDIIALETHDVTFDHAVLSDNWQDLDVICLPNSVAAQTLVAVSEQVDVSLKEKPVIVMGEMTRKVVEKAGFTTIVETDEPTILSIVKTCERILN is encoded by the coding sequence TGTATGATAGATTAGTCAATCAAGCACTTCTACAACACGTAAAACCTACAAGTGAAAAAATTGATGTTGGTAAAGCACCAAACATGCCTTGTGTGAAACAACGTGATATTGAAGCAATTTTAATCGAAAAAGCAAAAGAAGGAAAACATGTTGTCCGTTTAAAGAGTGGCGATCCTTATGTTTTTGGTAGAGGTGGAGAAGAAGGCATTGCTTTAAAAGAGGCAGGTATTCCTTTTGAAGTTGTACCAGGTGTGACATCTGCTATTGCAGGATTAACATACGCAGGTATTCCAATTACTTATCGTGATATAGCAACAAGTTTCCACATAATTACAGGTCATTTACAAGATGAAAATGAAGCATTGAACTGGGATGCTATTTCTCAATTAAAAGGAACACTCGTCTTTTTAATGGGAATGAAAAATTTAAACAATATTGTAACAGAACTTGTGACAAGAGGATTTGATAAAGAAACGCCTGTTGGTATTGTTGAATGGGGAACACACCCACAACAACGTTCTATTAAAGGAACGCTGGAAACAATTGTATCCCTTGTATCAGAGCATCAATTTAAAGCACCAAGTGTTATTGTGATTGGTCAAGTTGTTGCGTTTAAAGATGATTTGAATTTCCATGAAGCACTCGCTTTATTTGGTAAACGTGTGTTAATTCAACAATCTGAAACAGGTAAATTGCCAAAATTATTAAAAGATGCGGGTGCTAGTGTTTATACGTTCCCAGCAAGAAATACGTTCTTAAAACAACACTTTACATTACCTGATTTAGACAAAGTTAATGGTTTATTCGTCACAGACGCACATAGTTGGAAATATTTCTTAACTGAATTAGTATCGCAAGGTAAGGATATTCGTTCATTACAAGACAAACATATTTATACATTAGGACATCATACATTAAAAGCTGTCAAAGAAACAGGTGTTTTAGTGGACTTATCTGTTAATCAGTTTGATGATGCAATGCTAGTGGATGCTCTAAACAATAAACAAGAACAATTTATTGCACTTGTTGATAAAGAAAAACATGAAGCAATGACTGAAGTATTCAAAGACATTATAGCTTTAGAAACACATGATGTGACATTTGATCATGCCGTTCTATCTGATAATTGGCAAGACCTTGATGTTATTTGTTTACCAAATTCAGTTGCAGCACAAACATTGGTTGCTGTAAGTGAACAAGTTGATGTTTCTTTAAAAGAAAAACCAGTGATTGTTATGGGAGAAATGACAAGAAAAGTGGTTGAGAAAGCAGGATTTACAACAATTGTTGAAACAGATGAACCGACTATTTTATCTATTGTCAAAACATGTGAACGTATTTTAAATTAG